The segment CCATGATACTGATTAGGCACAGACTGGTAGCCACACCCTTTTTGAGTTGTTCTGCCTCTCTCTGAATAATGTTTGCCTGATGAAGGTCTAGTACCAAAGTGTTGccattaaaataatctttttgcAAGTTTTACAGTGCACTGGATTCTCATAATTTTCATTGTATGAGCTTCTTACTCCTCTCACACCTGTCCGAAGCCTTTTCTTCACTTTTGGATCAGACCGTGACATAAGGCTTTCATTACATTTGTATCCAGATGACATTTGCTCTTGTTTGTTCTCGCTCCGCAGTGGAATCTGCAACTTATCCTCTATTTTATCTGACATgcaggggtaaaaaaaaaattaggatTGAACAATTTCAACACttaatttaatacatttcaaCACAAAGAAGAGCCATGACAAAACAAATCTGTAATGTCGTGAAGAGTCCAAATTTGAGTGACAGGTAGGCAAAAGCTCAGCAGATATGACTCATCACTAGTCACACGGGATAACTCTAGTTTTTAGGTGTCATTTCACAGCACCCTCTCAAAGTGAAAGACACCCAATCGGACCAAATAAGTCCAGGACAGTTCATGATCAGTGTCTTTAGGAGTTGGCACCAGTCCGCGGCCCCCTCATGATGTGGATCTTGGCTTCATCGTCCATTTCATCCATGATTCTCTCCTGTTTGACGGATAGGATGGTGTAGCTAACTGGAGAACATAAAGGTTAAAGAAAAAACTCAGCAATACTAGGTGTCAACAttctttcttttactctttaAAGCACTGTTAGACTGCTTTAGGATGGTACACATGTTGACAATATTCCAAAACAAAAGCCCTATTTCTCCAGTTTGAGTAAGATCTGCTTCAAAATACAGTGTCTGTCTATCTGATGATAATACTTGGTCTTCTTGGGTACAACCAACCACATCGATCTGGGTGTTAAAATCTACCCTCATCTCAACATTGAGGCCCACATTAAAAACCTCTGTAAAACTTCTTTCTGCCACCGCAGAGACATTGCTAAACTCtgcccctcactctctctcccctgaTACAGAGAAACTGGTCCATGCCTTTGTCTCCCCCAGGCTAGATTACTGTTACGCACTTCTCATTGAAAGCATCAGAAAGCTCCAGTATATCCAGAACAGCACAGCTAGGATCTTGATGAGAGTGTGTAAACTTGAACACACAACACCCATCCTGCAATCACTTCACTGGCTCCTGGATTCACTCAGGATTGAACACAAAATCTCCCTACTGACGCATTCCTGGAACACACACCCCTGCCTTAAGACCCTCTTTTCCAGAGTTTCCTAGTTTTGCCTCAtctcctctgctttttttttcatcttttagtAGCACTTATTTAAAAAGTGGGCAGTCTTAAATTTCAATTTTTGAATTTgttcttctgtattttttttttttttttttttacctttgctACCTTTTTAccagcttttttttattgctgtttaaaatacaaaatatatttgaatTCTGTACTTgtactttaaagtttgtgcttttcaaaaaaaaaatcttgaaaaaaaaaaatatggaagGGTTTTGTTGTCAGTTTACGCCACAAAGTTAAAAATCAGGGTTCAAATGGACAATAATGCACTTTGAGATTAAAAGCAAAGTatactataaataaaatgtataattattattatgttgatATGCAAAAGACAAAATAATCTGAAGAGAGGATGTCGCATTTAAAAATTTGTTCCTTTCCATGGATTTgttggaataaaaataaaacagacgcATGATTTCATCctctaaaaagaaacacagatgaGCAAAGTTCTATCTTTCCACTTGTAAATGCTGATTTCAAGTCATATTGCTGAGTCTTCATTTCCCTGTATTTCACaaatctaacatgagtctggttctgctctggtttttgcctgttaaaggaagtttttccttgccactgtaactagctaaatactgcgaggtggtctgctcatggtggattaagatgagatatgatcaagtcctgtcagtaagaggggactggatctgatcctgtcttgatgttgggtcattgttaattatttaacatagagtatggtctaaatctgctgtttgtatAAGCGTCtcgagataacgtttgttgtgatttggtgctatacaaataaatattgattgaaatcACAGTTGACACTCCTGACAACAAAACCCTTACACTTTTAGGGGttttcaagatttgtttttattcacaaaatgcaaactttacaatacAAGTCCAGTATTTGAAAATATCTTCTGTTTTGAACAGTTATAgtaaaagatatattttttaaatagacaaaaaggagaagagaaaatATTACATATGTATAGTTTTCTTGATATACTTCTAAAACCCTCATTGTAAAAACAAGGTGAAACATGCTCCTTACACATAGGCTGCTGATGTTCTTCTTTCTAAAGACAAATTGAAAAACTGTCATCAAATTAAGTTTGAATGGAAATCTGTTTGatttcagtctttgtttacattcagaCGATGTTAAAACTCTGACTCTTACCTTTTTATATTAACTCCTAGCTTAGCTTTTTGGCATGTATGCCTGACATTTGAAAATACCGATCTCATTGGTTCTATCTGATCTACAATTTTGCCTTTTGATAGATTTTTCTTCCCAAAACTCATCCATACCTTGCTTAATTTATAGGGCCATGCATATGCTGTCTTAAATAACCAGTGGTTAAAgcagactgtataataataataataattttgattgacttccGCAGGAAAACACCCCAGACTGCACGGTGAACATCCAGGTGTTGGACATTGAGAGGGTGGAGAActacaaatacctgggtgttcacctcaacaataaactggactggtcacacaacaccgacgtcctgtacaagaagggccaaagtcgtctgcacctgctgagaagactgaggtccttcagagtgtgcaggactctgttacggacatttcatgacactgtggtagcgtctgcaTTCTTCTATgtagtggtctgctggggagcagggagcacagacagggacaggaaaatacttaacagactggtcaggagggccagttctgtcctgggctgtcctctggactccatagaggaggtgggtgagaggaggatgttagccaagctgacatccatcatggacaatccctctcaccccctgcatgagactgtggggtccctgagcagctccttcagcagcagactgagactcccaccctgcaggaaggagcgctaccgcaggtccttcatcccatctgcaatcagacaccagcactgctgtgacccgttaatcatctgttctcatctttcattccactacatggaagttactatgtgacttggcacattcacaaataactactgtatccatccgAAATCGCACTGTTcctcatactgtgtatgtttgtttaaataacctttttatcgtgcaatgacttaccttatctatttatcagatagaagtgtatatagtgtgtatatatctgtaatagttgccatattttattttattttaactttattttattatattttaccccttgtcattgctattattattgttattatattttttaactatgttagtacattgttgtattcccctgtcccgtgttgtaagctgctgtaacaaaataatttctcccaacgggggacaaataaagtatatcttatcttataataaTTAATTGACaggaatcacctgcaacaatccctaaagctgacctctctcattcaactcgccactttcaaaaacctaatacaccccataactcaacatcactgcacttgcttttaaattgcttttaagtagttcactgctgtcatatttttgtattgcatTGTTCCGTCTCTtggtttctctgtatgtcctctctgttttttgttttgtcttttatttgttgtcatgccacctgtgctgccttctcgcccaggtcgttattgcaaatgagaattggttctcaattaactcacctggttaaataatgattaaataaaaaaataaataagcacTAGGCTTTTTATTCTAGCATACATAGCAGCGTTTCTATGTATGTTTTCACTTAACTGAGCTCGAAATAGAAAGGCTCTCTTAACtcttttgattattttccaCACACATAATAGAATGACACTTCTATATTCTGTATTTCGATCCTACAAGTAAAAACCTAACGCTATCTTTAAAGTTTGAAGTCTTAAATCAAGGTCACTTCTCATCTCTTATGGAAGTAGCTTATGTTAGCTATCTGATGCTCGTCAAAGGATACACATGCCGACCACAAACGCTCCGATAGCAAGGCCGGTGAACAGGTTTCTTCTGCCGACCCGAGCTGCGTTCTGCTTCCAGTAGTCGAGCTCCTGTCGGCGGCGGAAGAGTTGTTTCTCCGCCGCTGTTAGCGTAGCTTTCCCGGTTCCTTCTGCTCCTTGCTCCGCCATGACTTGTTTGGGTAATCAGCTGCCGGAAGAACGATGATACATGAACCGGAAGTGTTCTTCTTCTACGACATTTAAAAGGGAGCACACCGCCACCTGCTGTGTCGGAGTGGGaagaattcttcttcttcttcttcttcttcttcttcttcttcttcttcttcttcttcttcttcttcttcttcttcttcttcttcttcttcttcttcttcttcttcttctcctccttctcctccttctcctccttctcctccttcttctccttctccttcttctccttcttctgctcctccctcctcctccttcttcttcttcttcctcttctacttcttcttcttcttcttcttcttcttctggcaCGGGAAATATTATTGCATGAACCACGTTTATTGttataaatatacaaataaaataaaataaataccagaaaaattgaattaaattaaaaataaaggtgATAATGGTAatgatgcagtccagggctaaagggaaattactccaagttaaaagccagatttcagtttattttaaaaacacacagagagctcgccgttttatCCCATAAAAGCAGAAAGCGCTCTGGTTGGCGCTTGGGAGGGACATACGAGTAacaaaagggaagcattcaagGACATCAGTGATTgtggtggaacataaaatgacaggagatcagtgatgtatggagagcaaacaggtaaccagtgcagagtttttgaATGAGTTGCAGGTTCTTCTGAGACTTACAATAATCAAAATGGTTGGTGATAAAAGCATGAGGTAATATTTCAGCGTTTTTCTGAGATAAAAAAAGGTCTCAATTTTGCTAAATTCTAAGATGGTAAAATTAAGTACGAACaaccttgttaaaatgagcctttaaattaaaatctgaatctaaaacgAGTTGACTTGATTATTAAAACTACCTAGCTTGGTTTGTATTTTGTACAGCTGAGTCttcatcttctgtttgtttaatgttttaaagatgacaaatgttgttttttaattaacagaCCAATATGTCGGCTGTATTCAAGTGTTTGAGTTTATATGTGAGTACTAAATTTGAAAgggatggttttttttttcattttt is part of the Notolabrus celidotus isolate fNotCel1 chromosome 20, fNotCel1.pri, whole genome shotgun sequence genome and harbors:
- the LOC117832908 gene encoding cytochrome c oxidase assembly factor 3 homolog, mitochondrial, which produces MAEQGAEGTGKATLTAAEKQLFRRRQELDYWKQNAARVGRRNLFTGLAIGAFVVGMFSYTILSVKQERIMDEMDDEAKIHIMRGPRTGANS